Proteins co-encoded in one Hymenobacter swuensis DY53 genomic window:
- a CDS encoding lysophospholipid acyltransferase family protein — MLFYTVMKPLVQVALRVFFRKLEIRHRERLQLPGPLLICSNHPNTLMDPLIAAASRRQSVAFLAKSTFFKNPISRAIMESGNSIPIYRRQDLDTGAETLTPAQLEAQNEKAFGRCYDYFDRGGTIMIFPEGTSVSERRLRPLKTGAARIALGAEARHDFRLGLRIMPLGINYFDPQRFRSDVFVNMAEPITVADYADQYRQDPEAAADALTEEIRHRMEQRLVITRTDEEDELVTQVERTFGQHLIQDDEETLYDNFQLSRTLLRAVRYFEQHDAGRLGDVRERLHSYHQELHRLRLTDDALETRGPAGARRNRALEAGLRLTLGAPVYLYGLINSYIPYKIPSVIAQRATKDVEFVSPILLVTGMLTFTLFYLGQTALVHYLTDSWLWTLLYFISLPLTGFYALSYAGNLAERLRRLRALRLFRQERPVMESLLRQRTELIRLLREARAAYLAKV; from the coding sequence ATGCTTTTTTACACGGTTATGAAGCCCCTCGTGCAGGTGGCCTTGCGCGTTTTCTTCCGCAAGCTCGAAATCCGCCACCGGGAGCGGCTGCAGCTGCCGGGGCCGCTGCTTATCTGCAGCAACCACCCCAACACGCTCATGGACCCGCTGATTGCGGCAGCCAGCCGGCGGCAGTCGGTGGCGTTTCTGGCCAAAAGCACTTTCTTCAAAAATCCGATTTCCCGGGCCATTATGGAGTCGGGCAACTCCATTCCCATCTACCGCCGTCAGGACCTCGATACCGGCGCCGAAACCCTGACCCCGGCCCAGCTCGAAGCTCAGAACGAAAAGGCCTTCGGGCGCTGCTACGACTATTTTGACCGGGGCGGCACCATCATGATTTTCCCCGAGGGCACCAGTGTGTCGGAGCGGCGGCTGCGGCCCCTCAAAACCGGGGCGGCCCGCATTGCGCTGGGCGCCGAAGCCCGCCACGACTTCCGCCTGGGCCTGCGAATTATGCCCCTGGGCATCAACTACTTCGACCCGCAACGCTTCCGCTCCGACGTGTTCGTGAACATGGCAGAGCCCATTACGGTAGCCGACTACGCCGACCAGTACCGCCAGGACCCCGAAGCCGCCGCCGACGCCCTGACCGAGGAAATCCGCCACCGCATGGAGCAGCGCCTCGTTATCACACGCACCGATGAAGAAGATGAGCTGGTGACGCAGGTGGAGCGCACCTTCGGCCAGCACCTGATTCAGGACGACGAGGAAACCCTTTACGACAACTTCCAGCTCAGCCGCACCCTACTACGGGCCGTGCGCTACTTCGAGCAGCACGACGCCGGCCGCCTGGGCGACGTACGGGAACGGCTGCACAGCTACCACCAAGAGCTGCACCGCCTGCGCCTCACCGACGATGCCCTCGAAACCCGGGGCCCGGCCGGAGCCCGCCGTAACCGCGCTCTGGAGGCTGGCCTGCGCCTAACGCTGGGGGCCCCGGTGTACCTATACGGGCTTATTAACAGCTACATTCCCTACAAAATACCGTCCGTTATTGCCCAACGGGCCACTAAAGACGTGGAGTTCGTGTCTCCCATCCTGCTGGTAACAGGGATGCTGACGTTCACCCTGTTCTACTTGGGCCAGACGGCGCTGGTGCACTACCTCACGGACAGCTGGCTCTGGACGCTGCTGTATTTTATCAGCCTGCCGCTCACCGGCTTTTACGCCCTGAGCTACGCCGGCAACCTGGCCGAGCGGCTGCGCCGCCTGCGGGCGCTGCGCCTGTTCCGCCAAGAGCGCCCCGTGATGGAAAGTCTGCTCCGCCAGCGCACTGAGCTCATCCGCCTCCTGCGCGAAGCCCGTGCCGCCTACCTAGCGAAAGTATAA
- a CDS encoding metallophosphoesterase family protein, producing MQLRGLGVIVLLWLAGCQLVEFSPNQAYVPARERSLTAQNLRRLEVQPADDTLRFVFVGDTQRFYDETEAFVASVNQQRAVDFVLVGGDISDFGLTREFRWVNQRLNALRVPFLTVIGNHDLVGNGRAVYQHIYGPLNYSFQYQQTRFICLDTNGREYGFGRQVPDMAWLRQQLADTAGSRRTIVVGHMPPTDEDFDPELVSAYTAALRSCPQLVFHLAAHVHRFTAGQPFHDGVTYLTTYSLQKKRYHILTVWGQREFRLETVAYGAGS from the coding sequence ATGCAGCTTCGGGGCTTGGGAGTAATTGTATTGCTGTGGCTGGCCGGGTGTCAGCTGGTGGAGTTCAGCCCCAACCAAGCCTACGTGCCCGCTCGGGAGCGGAGCCTCACGGCGCAAAACCTGCGCCGTCTGGAGGTTCAGCCGGCCGATGACACGCTACGCTTCGTGTTCGTGGGCGACACCCAGCGGTTCTACGATGAAACGGAGGCCTTCGTCGCCAGCGTAAACCAGCAGCGAGCCGTTGATTTCGTGCTGGTGGGCGGGGATATTTCCGATTTTGGCCTCACGCGGGAGTTCCGATGGGTAAACCAGCGGCTGAACGCACTGCGGGTGCCCTTTCTGACCGTTATCGGCAACCACGACCTGGTCGGTAATGGCCGGGCCGTGTACCAGCACATTTACGGCCCTCTGAACTACAGCTTCCAGTACCAGCAAACCCGCTTCATCTGCCTCGATACCAACGGGCGGGAATACGGTTTTGGCCGCCAAGTGCCTGATATGGCTTGGCTCCGGCAGCAACTGGCCGACACTGCTGGCAGCCGGCGCACGATTGTAGTGGGCCACATGCCGCCCACCGATGAGGATTTTGACCCGGAACTGGTGTCGGCGTATACGGCGGCGCTGCGCAGCTGTCCGCAACTAGTGTTTCATCTGGCGGCGCACGTCCACCGTTTCACGGCCGGGCAGCCCTTCCACGACGGTGTAACTTACCTGACCACCTACAGCCTGCAGAAGAAACGCTACCACATTCTCACGGTGTGGGGGCAGCGGGAATTTCGCCTCGAAACCGTTGCGTATGGGGCGGGTAGCTAA